A genomic region of Pradoshia eiseniae contains the following coding sequences:
- a CDS encoding maltose acetyltransferase domain-containing protein: MTEKDKMINGDMYRSADPELVADRMEARKWTRMYNQTIETDIKEREEILKNLFGSTGKNLYVEPNFICDYGYNIFVGENFYANFDCLILDTCPVEIGDNCMLAPGVHIYTATHPLLPDQRNSGLEYGKPVKIGNNVWLGGRSVINPGVTIGNNVVVASGAVVTKDVPDNVVVGGNPARILKRIDEQTTSNPII; this comes from the coding sequence ATGACTGAAAAAGACAAAATGATCAATGGCGATATGTACCGTTCAGCAGACCCTGAGCTGGTCGCAGACCGGATGGAAGCAAGGAAATGGACAAGAATGTATAATCAGACAATCGAGACCGATATAAAGGAAAGAGAAGAGATACTGAAAAACCTGTTTGGCTCGACAGGAAAGAATCTTTATGTGGAACCGAACTTCATTTGTGATTATGGTTATAATATTTTTGTTGGAGAGAACTTCTATGCCAATTTCGATTGTCTTATTCTAGATACATGCCCGGTGGAAATCGGGGATAATTGCATGCTTGCACCAGGAGTACATATTTATACGGCGACCCATCCTTTATTGCCTGATCAACGCAATTCGGGCTTGGAATACGGCAAGCCTGTCAAGATTGGCAATAATGTATGGCTTGGAGGAAGATCTGTCATAAATCCAGGAGTGACAATAGGAAATAATGTGGTCGTCGCCTCAGGTGCTGTCGTGACGAAGGATGTACCTGATAATGTTGTTGTTGGAGGAAACCCGGCAAGGATTCTCAAACGGATAGATGAACAGACAACGTCAAATCCAATTATTTAA
- a CDS encoding NUDIX hydrolase, which yields MEKLDLYDKHRNKIGKQITRGDDMTPDEFHLVIHVCIFNSKGEMLIQQRQFSKQGWPNLWDISCGGCAVAGDTSQQAASRELFEELGVRYNFEEIRPQFTINFARGFDDYYLIEYDLDLKDLILQTDEVQAVRWASKDEILELIELKKFIPYYESIIAFLFESRRHYGSIRF from the coding sequence ATGGAAAAATTAGATTTATATGATAAGCATCGTAATAAAATAGGCAAACAGATAACTCGTGGAGATGATATGACACCAGATGAGTTTCATTTAGTCATACACGTTTGTATATTTAACTCTAAAGGAGAAATGCTCATTCAACAACGACAGTTCTCTAAGCAAGGCTGGCCAAATCTTTGGGACATCAGCTGTGGGGGATGTGCTGTGGCAGGCGATACCAGTCAGCAAGCTGCTTCAAGAGAGTTATTCGAGGAGTTGGGTGTTCGTTATAACTTTGAAGAGATACGTCCGCAATTTACCATTAACTTTGCACGCGGATTTGATGATTATTATTTAATTGAATATGATTTAGATTTGAAAGATTTGATATTACAGACAGATGAGGTGCAAGCAGTGAGATGGGCTTCAAAAGATGAAATTTTAGAGCTTATCGAATTAAAAAAATTTATACCTTATTATGAGAGTATCATTGCGTTTCTTTTTGAGAGTCGAAGGCATTATGGCTCTATTCGTTTTTAA
- a CDS encoding ABC transporter ATP-binding protein, producing MGQQGSNRQAPPNFRGPRHHFGPKRKAKNQKETILRIWNQLSKHRLKLWIVLVFVFVSTVLGLLGPYYLGVTIDSYILKKDVPGSIQMAVLLAAIYLAGSLFTWLQQDIMVRVSLTTIRTIREELFAKLQQLSLRFFDTRSQGDLMSRVTNDIDNLNNALSQSLVQIFSSVLTIAGVTIAMLSLNWMMAMVSFLIIPVMLFVSRKIIAVSSQNFAKRQADLGQLNGYIEEAISGKEVITLYGQEKKTIQEFHEINEELRKSAMLAETFSGFLGPVNNFINNLGFGLIIATGAILTLNDMASIGVIAAFVTYSKLFFRPINQLTNLWNTIQSAIAGAERVFEVMDEVPDLQDSPNAAPVVSFEGDIEFRNVSFGYEKDHQILKNISLKASPGETIALVGPTGSGKTTIINLLSRFYDRSSGELFIDDKPIEAYKMADLRKRIGIVLQETYLFSGTLMENIRYGRLDATDEEVIEAAKIAAAHQFIKHLPERYETKITSGGTNLSQGQRQLLAIARAILADSDILILDEATSSIDTRTEIAIQEGLKNLTKGKTTFVIAHRLKTIEKADRIYVIDHGQIRESGTHDELLASEGFYYQLYTQQFKQTV from the coding sequence ATGGGTCAGCAAGGAAGTAACCGCCAAGCACCTCCTAACTTTAGGGGTCCCCGCCATCATTTTGGTCCGAAAAGAAAAGCGAAAAATCAAAAGGAAACGATCTTGCGTATCTGGAATCAGCTAAGCAAGCATCGTTTGAAGCTTTGGATTGTCTTGGTCTTTGTCTTTGTTTCGACAGTGCTTGGCCTGCTTGGACCTTATTATTTGGGGGTTACGATTGATTCATACATCCTTAAAAAAGATGTGCCTGGGTCCATTCAAATGGCGGTGCTATTAGCCGCTATCTATCTGGCTGGCTCTTTGTTTACATGGCTTCAGCAGGATATAATGGTGCGCGTCTCACTCACAACCATTCGGACTATCAGGGAAGAATTATTTGCGAAGCTGCAGCAGCTCTCCTTGCGCTTTTTTGACACCCGTTCACAGGGGGACTTAATGAGCCGTGTCACCAATGATATCGATAATTTGAACAATGCATTAAGCCAGAGCTTGGTTCAAATATTCTCATCTGTCCTGACGATAGCAGGAGTCACGATTGCCATGCTCAGCCTAAACTGGATGATGGCAATGGTTTCGTTTCTGATTATACCGGTTATGCTGTTTGTCTCGCGGAAAATCATTGCTGTCTCGAGCCAGAATTTTGCCAAACGGCAAGCCGATCTAGGGCAGTTGAATGGCTATATAGAAGAGGCAATCAGCGGCAAAGAGGTCATTACTTTGTATGGCCAAGAGAAGAAGACCATTCAGGAATTTCATGAAATCAATGAAGAGCTCCGGAAGTCAGCGATGCTCGCTGAGACATTCAGCGGCTTCCTTGGCCCGGTCAATAACTTTATCAATAATCTTGGCTTTGGATTAATCATCGCAACGGGCGCAATTCTTACCTTGAATGATATGGCATCCATCGGGGTTATTGCTGCCTTTGTGACCTATTCCAAGCTATTCTTCCGACCTATCAATCAATTAACGAATCTATGGAATACGATCCAATCAGCCATTGCTGGAGCGGAGCGCGTATTTGAAGTCATGGATGAGGTGCCGGATTTACAAGATAGTCCGAATGCAGCACCAGTCGTATCCTTTGAAGGGGACATTGAATTCCGGAATGTGTCGTTTGGCTATGAGAAAGATCACCAGATTCTTAAGAATATCTCCTTAAAGGCGAGCCCTGGTGAAACAATTGCGCTCGTCGGCCCGACCGGTTCAGGAAAAACGACCATCATCAATTTGCTATCGCGTTTCTATGACCGTTCCTCAGGTGAATTATTCATTGACGACAAGCCAATTGAAGCGTATAAGATGGCAGACTTGAGGAAAAGGATTGGGATTGTCCTTCAGGAAACCTATTTGTTCTCGGGGACATTGATGGAAAATATCCGCTATGGCAGGCTGGATGCGACAGATGAGGAAGTCATTGAGGCAGCAAAAATTGCGGCTGCCCATCAATTCATCAAGCATCTGCCGGAAAGATATGAGACCAAAATCACCTCAGGCGGAACAAATCTTAGCCAAGGCCAGCGGCAATTGCTCGCCATTGCGAGGGCCATCCTTGCTGATTCGGATATTCTAATCCTAGATGAAGCAACATCCAGCATCGATACAAGGACTGAAATTGCCATTCAGGAAGGCTTGAAAAACCTGACAAAGGGCAAAACAACCTTCGTCATCGCTCATCGGCTGAAGACAATCGAAAAAGCGGACCGTATCTATGTCATAGACCATGGTCAAATAAGAGAAAGCGGCACACATGATGAGCTTCTAGCTTCAGAAGGGTTTTATTATCAATTATATACACAGCAATTTAAGCAAACCGTATAA
- the coaA gene encoding type I pantothenate kinase, with amino-acid sequence MPNFSPYRYFSKKEWANLRFNTPMTLTQAEIEELQGVNEKLSVEEITTIYLPLTRLLNLYVNSSQMLHAVTDTFFGNTTRKVPYVIGVAGSVAVGKSTTARIIQALLSRWPNTPSVEIITTDGFLYPNEVLNAKGIMDKKGFPESYNTKELIKVLSRIKAGHPKVKAPVYSHLYYDIVPGKYTVIKQPDIVIVEGINVLQTPKQEAHSHSVYVSDFFDISIYVDADDRDIYQWYVERFKTLRKTAFANPESYFHRYADLTDEEADNVATDIWNRINKINLDQNIAPTRNRANIILEKDANHSISSVRLRKI; translated from the coding sequence ATGCCAAATTTTTCACCATATCGTTATTTTTCTAAAAAAGAATGGGCTAATTTACGTTTCAATACACCGATGACGCTCACACAAGCAGAGATTGAAGAACTTCAAGGCGTTAACGAAAAATTATCTGTGGAAGAAATTACGACCATATACCTGCCGCTTACACGGCTATTAAACTTATACGTCAATTCCTCTCAAATGCTTCATGCTGTAACAGATACGTTCTTTGGCAATACAACAAGAAAAGTCCCCTATGTCATTGGAGTGGCCGGCAGCGTAGCCGTCGGGAAAAGCACTACGGCAAGGATTATCCAGGCGCTATTATCAAGATGGCCTAACACTCCGAGTGTCGAAATTATCACGACAGATGGTTTCCTCTATCCCAATGAGGTGCTGAATGCAAAGGGAATCATGGATAAGAAAGGGTTCCCGGAAAGTTATAATACAAAAGAATTAATCAAAGTATTATCAAGAATTAAAGCCGGACATCCAAAGGTCAAGGCACCGGTCTATTCCCATCTCTATTATGATATAGTCCCGGGAAAGTACACGGTTATCAAGCAGCCGGATATAGTCATTGTTGAAGGAATTAATGTGCTGCAGACACCAAAGCAGGAGGCGCATTCCCATAGTGTGTATGTATCCGATTTCTTTGATATCTCCATCTATGTCGATGCTGATGATCGGGATATTTACCAATGGTATGTAGAGCGCTTTAAAACATTGAGAAAGACGGCCTTCGCCAATCCGGAATCCTATTTCCATCGATATGCCGATTTAACGGATGAAGAGGCGGACAATGTTGCCACAGATATTTGGAATCGGATAAACAAGATTAACCTAGACCAAAATATTGCCCCGACAAGGAACCGGGCTAATATCATCTTAGAGAAGGATGCAAATCACTCGATTTCGTCCGTACGGCTTCGAAAGATATAA
- a CDS encoding winged helix-turn-helix domain-containing protein, translating to MEKIKFSTKDYKVEYRSEEIIFLPKEFQLFKFLYHNPSRVFTRDELLDAVWPMETPIDRTIDDHIYRVRKKLKPLASVISIATVRGQGYLLSINEVQENPLIKDQEVSSSVINLFKKYHLYGQGNALKLLDEHQAMLGFKVDLPILLYLHFMKGDFSWFLEQKDIPFWEKCYYYLHIYSFIELDKKKCLDYFTYAIAAKELPEYHRLEITLLNRLSLLIFTKQIDDAINLLIQSKKVIYTKKIDSFIPILSITEGYLAFIQGDIRLIEESLDEIKKILLKYPYLREKASYSVLEGIYYLAKNNEDKAEHCFNDGFQLFREAKYIPGVLINMNIILFFLKELKMKDSLYTHYQELWEKYTEEYKLLGLKNRIEFELNSYLR from the coding sequence ATGGAAAAAATTAAATTTTCCACTAAGGATTATAAGGTGGAATATCGCTCTGAAGAAATCATTTTTTTACCGAAGGAATTTCAGCTATTTAAATTTTTGTATCATAATCCGTCAAGGGTTTTTACGAGAGATGAACTCTTAGATGCTGTTTGGCCAATGGAAACACCTATTGATAGAACTATTGACGATCATATTTATAGAGTTAGAAAAAAACTTAAACCCCTCGCTTCAGTTATTAGCATTGCTACAGTAAGGGGACAAGGTTATCTATTATCGATTAACGAGGTACAGGAGAATCCCTTGATAAAAGATCAAGAGGTATCATCCAGTGTTATTAACCTCTTTAAGAAGTACCATCTTTATGGACAAGGTAATGCACTTAAACTACTGGATGAACATCAAGCTATGCTTGGATTTAAAGTTGATTTACCTATCCTTCTGTATCTCCATTTTATGAAGGGCGATTTTAGTTGGTTTCTTGAGCAAAAAGATATCCCTTTCTGGGAGAAATGCTATTACTATCTCCATATCTATTCATTTATTGAATTAGACAAGAAAAAATGCCTTGATTACTTTACTTATGCCATAGCAGCAAAAGAGCTTCCCGAATATCATCGGTTAGAAATCACGCTACTGAATCGCCTATCCTTATTGATATTCACAAAGCAAATCGACGATGCCATAAACCTTCTTATCCAATCTAAAAAGGTGATATACACAAAAAAGATTGATAGCTTTATACCCATTTTATCTATTACAGAGGGCTATCTTGCCTTTATACAAGGAGATATTCGACTGATAGAGGAATCTCTCGATGAAATAAAAAAAATTCTCCTGAAATATCCTTATTTAAGAGAAAAGGCAAGTTATTCAGTTTTAGAAGGCATCTACTATCTTGCTAAGAATAATGAAGATAAAGCTGAACATTGCTTTAACGATGGATTCCAACTGTTTCGTGAAGCTAAATATATACCAGGTGTATTAATCAATATGAATATTATCCTGTTCTTTCTTAAGGAGCTAAAAATGAAAGATAGCTTATACACTCATTACCAAGAGTTGTGGGAAAAGTATACTGAAGAATACAAATTGTTAGGTCTAAAAAATAGAATAGAATTTGAGTTAAATTCTTATTTAAGATGA
- a CDS encoding ATP-grasp domain-containing protein has product MNSIYIIHENEEWTRHLTKRLEELELPYKEWHMRDGIVDLTSEPPEGIFYNRMSASSHTRGHRYAPELAAGVLDWLEQHGRKVFNGPKALSFEISKIKQYTALTKAGIKTPATIAATGKANIIEAAKKLGKKPFITKHNRAGKGLGVQLFQSIEALEAYVNSSAFEEPIDGITLIQEYIQSPDSAITRAEFIGGRFLYAVNVDTSSGFELCPADACQINDLFCPTGEPVEEKPQFVILEDFHDPIIEQYENFLRDAQIDVAGIEFIKDEAGTIYTYDINTNTNYNSDAESRAGKYGMLELAKFLGSKLG; this is encoded by the coding sequence ATGAATTCCATTTATATCATCCATGAAAATGAGGAATGGACAAGACATCTGACAAAACGGCTCGAAGAATTGGAGCTTCCCTATAAGGAATGGCATATGCGCGACGGAATCGTAGACCTTACGAGTGAGCCGCCTGAGGGAATTTTTTATAATCGCATGAGTGCCTCCTCCCATACACGGGGCCATCGATATGCTCCAGAGCTTGCAGCCGGTGTGCTGGATTGGCTTGAGCAGCATGGCCGTAAAGTATTCAACGGGCCAAAAGCTCTTTCATTCGAAATTAGTAAGATCAAACAATATACCGCTCTCACAAAAGCAGGCATCAAAACACCGGCGACGATAGCCGCAACAGGCAAGGCAAACATTATCGAAGCTGCCAAAAAGCTTGGCAAGAAACCGTTCATTACAAAGCATAACCGAGCTGGAAAAGGGCTTGGGGTCCAATTATTTCAATCAATCGAAGCACTGGAAGCTTATGTGAACAGCTCTGCTTTCGAAGAACCTATTGATGGGATTACGCTCATTCAAGAATATATACAATCTCCAGACTCCGCTATAACAAGGGCTGAATTTATTGGCGGCAGATTTCTCTATGCTGTCAATGTGGATACATCATCCGGCTTTGAGCTATGTCCGGCCGATGCATGCCAAATCAATGATCTTTTCTGCCCGACAGGTGAGCCTGTTGAAGAAAAACCTCAATTTGTCATCCTAGAAGATTTTCATGACCCAATCATTGAACAATATGAAAACTTCCTGCGTGATGCACAGATTGATGTTGCGGGTATTGAATTTATCAAGGATGAAGCTGGCACTATCTATACGTACGATATAAATACGAATACGAATTATAATTCAGACGCAGAGAGTCGTGCCGGTAAGTATGGCATGCTCGAGTTAGCTAAATTCCTTGGCTCAAAACTAGGATAA
- a CDS encoding pyridoxamine 5'-phosphate oxidase family protein, producing the protein MFNRTIHTREALQELVGTPSNLAVHKVIDSLDRHCEDFIAKSPLLLLATADKSGSCDVSPRGDQPGFVSILNQKHLLIPERRGNKRIDSLYNILENPHVGLIFLIPGLRETLRVNGKASIVTDEELLAPLAVSNTIPLAGIGVEVEECFLHCGKAMIRSNLWNPAAWLLDQELPRAAEILAAHAKITTQTEIETSLNEGYRKRLY; encoded by the coding sequence ATGTTTAATCGAACCATCCATACGAGGGAAGCGCTACAGGAGCTTGTTGGCACACCGAGCAATCTTGCTGTACATAAGGTAATTGACAGCTTGGATAGGCATTGCGAGGATTTTATCGCTAAATCTCCGCTGCTGCTATTAGCCACGGCGGACAAGTCAGGAAGCTGTGATGTCTCACCACGCGGTGATCAACCTGGTTTTGTATCTATACTTAATCAAAAGCATTTACTGATTCCTGAAAGAAGAGGGAATAAACGAATCGATTCGCTCTATAATATACTCGAGAACCCGCATGTAGGCTTGATTTTTCTGATTCCTGGCTTGAGGGAGACACTAAGGGTAAATGGAAAAGCGTCAATCGTCACGGATGAGGAATTACTTGCACCGCTCGCTGTATCCAATACCATTCCTTTGGCTGGAATCGGGGTTGAAGTTGAGGAATGCTTCCTCCATTGCGGAAAGGCAATGATTCGTTCGAATCTTTGGAATCCGGCCGCTTGGCTCCTTGATCAAGAATTACCAAGAGCTGCCGAAATTCTCGCCGCTCATGCAAAAATAACAACACAGACAGAAATAGAAACTAGCTTAAATGAAGGATATCGGAAAAGATTATATTAG
- a CDS encoding ABC transporter ATP-binding protein — MKSVAGLFKYFQPYRFIVLLGPLFMCLEVGMDLIQPTIMQKIIDNGIASEDNGYVLWMGLFMFGAALLGLIGGIGSSIFSTRAAVHFATDLRKDVFRKIDYFSGPNMDKFGAGKLITIMTNDITAVQQAAMMTLRIFVRGPIMFIGSIVIVYLTARELFSILLVIVPILVILIILFTIKAGSLFGLVQKAIDRVNTKTQEHLAGVRVVKAYGTEEYEMKQFSQVNENLTKVNIRADLTIMGLMPILQFIVNMGIVFAVWLGAIKLDGGSMEVGVIIAFVNYLTIILNSLMTSSSVLMQITRAFPSAGRIKDVLDTKEDMVEAEMPVSIPRRKGEIEFKNVSFSYSRNGEHVLSNVSVHVKAGETLGIIGATGSGKSTFAKLIPRLYDVEEGQILLNSTDIRELSFEELRDSIGFITQKNMLFSGAIQNNIKMGKSDASEEEMLSALADAQALPFVRNLDGMLDYELTQGATNLSGGQRQRLSIARALVRKPAILVIDDATSAVDAISEANIQAALKKHYAESTKIIISSKISSVKEANQILVLDDGKEAGLGTHKELLESNELYQEICRIQGIKEGETYGSARK, encoded by the coding sequence ATGAAATCAGTAGCAGGTTTATTTAAATATTTTCAGCCATACCGTTTTATTGTCTTGCTAGGACCGTTATTTATGTGTTTGGAGGTTGGGATGGATTTAATCCAGCCAACAATCATGCAGAAAATTATTGATAATGGGATAGCTTCAGAGGATAACGGGTATGTGCTCTGGATGGGTTTATTCATGTTTGGGGCCGCATTGCTTGGTCTTATCGGAGGAATCGGAAGCAGTATCTTTTCTACGCGGGCAGCGGTCCATTTTGCAACCGATCTGCGGAAGGATGTTTTTCGGAAAATTGATTATTTTTCAGGGCCTAATATGGACAAGTTTGGGGCGGGTAAGCTCATTACGATCATGACAAATGATATAACGGCCGTACAGCAAGCTGCCATGATGACGTTACGAATATTTGTCCGCGGACCAATTATGTTTATCGGAAGCATCGTTATTGTTTATTTGACGGCAAGAGAGCTGTTTTCCATCCTCTTGGTAATTGTCCCCATCCTGGTCATCCTTATCATTTTGTTCACGATCAAAGCCGGCTCATTATTCGGCCTCGTGCAAAAAGCGATTGACCGCGTGAATACGAAGACACAGGAGCACTTGGCAGGGGTACGAGTCGTCAAGGCTTATGGAACAGAGGAATATGAGATGAAGCAATTCTCTCAGGTTAATGAGAACCTAACAAAGGTAAACATTCGAGCAGATCTCACCATCATGGGACTCATGCCGATTCTCCAGTTCATCGTTAATATGGGAATCGTCTTTGCTGTTTGGCTGGGCGCGATAAAGCTTGATGGAGGCTCGATGGAAGTAGGCGTCATTATTGCCTTTGTCAATTATTTAACCATCATTCTCAACTCCTTAATGACAAGCAGCTCGGTCCTCATGCAAATTACGAGAGCCTTCCCCTCTGCCGGACGTATTAAGGATGTGCTTGATACAAAAGAGGATATGGTTGAAGCGGAAATGCCAGTTTCTATCCCCCGCCGTAAGGGAGAGATTGAATTTAAGAATGTCAGCTTTAGCTACAGCAGAAATGGAGAACATGTCCTATCCAATGTAAGTGTCCATGTCAAAGCAGGTGAAACACTGGGGATTATTGGGGCAACTGGGAGCGGAAAGTCTACATTCGCTAAACTGATTCCGAGGCTTTATGATGTGGAGGAAGGCCAGATACTCCTAAACAGCACAGATATCCGCGAGTTGTCTTTTGAGGAACTGAGAGATTCAATCGGGTTCATTACACAGAAGAATATGCTATTTTCTGGAGCAATACAGAATAATATAAAGATGGGCAAAAGTGACGCGAGTGAGGAAGAAATGCTATCTGCGCTTGCCGACGCACAGGCTTTGCCTTTTGTGAGGAATTTAGATGGAATGCTTGATTATGAGCTCACACAAGGGGCAACGAATCTTTCAGGGGGTCAAAGACAGCGCTTATCGATTGCCAGAGCCTTGGTCAGAAAACCGGCTATCCTCGTTATAGATGATGCGACCTCAGCAGTGGATGCGATATCCGAGGCGAATATACAGGCTGCTTTGAAGAAGCATTACGCTGAATCAACGAAAATCATTATTTCATCGAAAATTTCGTCTGTAAAAGAGGCCAATCAGATTCTTGTTCTTGATGATGGCAAGGAAGCTGGTTTAGGAACGCATAAAGAATTATTAGAGAGCAATGAGCTCTATCAGGAAATTTGCCGCATTCAAGGAATTAAGGAGGGTGAGACTTATGGGTCAGCAAGGAAGTAA
- a CDS encoding MFS transporter encodes MMKETAIRRNGNFIKFISANALANLGNWFDYVGVLILFRYSWNADPILIALIPIMYAIPSIVLGQFAGVFADQRNKRKILIYSDWARALLTLFLAFSPSLFIALPILLLRSTVGVISLPAQQGLISKIVEDKDIMKAVTINGSISQLAKVIGPLIGGSFVSIFSPEFSIILNTISFVISGLILSRLQIKDQAKKGNSGVKEQYVFLSLWKEGWSIVFNSKILLASIIFGIFSTLTIQMIDVQMVTLFSVVFPNVPEVTGWAISAIGIGSLLIVLLLNHLEKIQKYGWFFGTGGLLIGIMTGGFGYLQEYNIILLAIILAFIGGIGNGITLTTINYLVQTEPPKEAIGRISSIIDSILSILFIAGPLLGGLMIKQLGVLKAFQTIGLGLTIIGLTGILLQKLIWNRNQPATKDIIQYEQDKDVETLKEYVKDKQKKSKSATPS; translated from the coding sequence ATGATGAAGGAAACAGCAATTAGACGGAATGGGAACTTTATAAAATTTATTTCTGCTAATGCTTTGGCTAACTTAGGAAATTGGTTTGATTATGTTGGAGTGCTAATATTATTTCGTTATTCGTGGAACGCCGATCCAATTCTGATCGCTCTTATACCTATTATGTATGCCATTCCAAGTATTGTTTTAGGACAATTCGCAGGAGTATTCGCAGACCAAAGAAATAAAAGAAAAATACTTATCTATTCCGATTGGGCCAGAGCACTATTGACTTTGTTCCTTGCTTTTTCCCCCTCTCTCTTTATCGCCTTGCCAATCCTCTTGTTACGAAGTACAGTAGGAGTAATAAGCCTGCCCGCTCAACAAGGACTGATTAGTAAGATTGTAGAGGATAAAGACATAATGAAAGCAGTCACTATTAACGGAAGTATTTCTCAGCTGGCAAAGGTGATTGGCCCACTTATTGGAGGTTCATTTGTAAGTATATTTTCACCGGAATTCTCAATTATACTAAACACGATATCTTTCGTGATTTCTGGATTAATCCTTAGCCGACTCCAAATAAAAGATCAAGCAAAAAAAGGGAATTCAGGAGTCAAAGAACAATATGTTTTTTTAAGCTTGTGGAAGGAAGGCTGGTCTATAGTTTTCAATAGCAAAATTCTTCTGGCAAGTATCATATTCGGGATTTTTAGTACCCTCACCATTCAAATGATTGATGTACAAATGGTTACTTTGTTTAGTGTGGTGTTTCCTAATGTTCCAGAGGTTACAGGTTGGGCAATCTCAGCTATCGGCATTGGCTCTCTACTTATTGTATTACTCCTAAATCATCTTGAAAAAATACAAAAATATGGCTGGTTCTTTGGGACTGGTGGTCTTTTGATTGGGATAATGACTGGTGGTTTTGGATATCTACAGGAATACAACATCATATTATTAGCCATCATTCTTGCTTTTATCGGTGGAATAGGAAATGGGATTACTCTTACTACTATAAATTACCTTGTTCAAACCGAACCCCCAAAAGAAGCCATTGGCAGGATTTCAAGCATTATTGATTCCATATTGAGTATCCTTTTTATCGCTGGACCACTCCTTGGCGGTCTAATGATAAAACAGTTAGGCGTACTGAAAGCCTTTCAAACAATCGGTTTGGGTCTGACCATTATAGGTTTGACAGGGATACTACTGCAAAAACTAATTTGGAATCGAAACCAACCAGCAACAAAGGATATAATACAATATGAACAAGATAAAGATGTTGAAACTCTAAAAGAATATGTTAAAGACAAACAAAAAAAATCAAAGTCTGCAACCCCTTCTTAA
- the pssA gene encoding CDP-diacylglycerol--serine O-phosphatidyltransferase — MIKQIPNLITLGNLYCGYLSISYIISGDVRNATILIFIALMLDMLDGRMARILGVANDLGKQLDSLADIVSFGVAPAFLASYTFFLDFGQYGIWVAGLFPLFGCYRLARFNITPTEESMKHFRGIPITFAGGIVAFLVLLENYIHVGLFVVLFFGLAILMVSTIKIPSFKKVKLNYYTVIITLFLLYMFYLIARSGFKSVPEFFYVAIAIYVVFIVARYIKGKTPRFKLKKSRTIKLPRKHKRKANR, encoded by the coding sequence ATGATCAAACAAATACCGAACTTAATAACATTAGGGAATTTATACTGCGGGTATTTATCCATCTCGTATATTATCAGTGGAGATGTGCGCAATGCCACAATCTTGATTTTTATTGCCTTAATGCTAGACATGCTTGACGGGAGAATGGCACGTATACTTGGGGTAGCTAATGACTTAGGCAAGCAGCTTGATTCACTCGCTGACATCGTTTCCTTTGGCGTGGCACCAGCTTTCCTGGCGTCCTATACGTTCTTTTTAGATTTTGGACAATATGGGATTTGGGTTGCCGGTTTATTCCCATTATTCGGATGTTATAGACTGGCAAGGTTTAATATTACCCCGACTGAGGAATCGATGAAGCATTTCCGGGGAATTCCGATTACGTTTGCTGGAGGCATTGTCGCGTTTCTTGTGCTGCTTGAGAATTATATCCACGTTGGACTTTTTGTCGTCTTGTTTTTCGGATTGGCAATCCTGATGGTCAGCACGATTAAAATACCAAGCTTTAAGAAAGTCAAACTAAATTATTATACCGTTATTATTACGTTATTCTTGCTTTATATGTTTTATCTCATAGCGCGCTCTGGCTTCAAAAGTGTGCCGGAATTTTTCTATGTGGCCATTGCCATTTATGTTGTTTTTATCGTTGCGAGATACATAAAGGGGAAAACGCCTAGGTTCAAGCTGAAGAAAAGCAGAACCATCAAGCTGCCCCGCAAACATAAGAGGAAAGCTAACCGTTGA